One stretch of Lacimicrobium alkaliphilum DNA includes these proteins:
- a CDS encoding ABC transporter permease has product MSANHNRTALTLSWRLFHHEARRGELTVILLAIILSVAAVLSLSLFSERLQTALTDRTAEFLAADRLLGSDKPVPQEWLEKAKQEGLNTAQRVQMRSMVFANDELMLADVRAVDNAYPLKGTIKLADEPFGIGKAVTTLPQSGEVWLDSRLFQVLGIKKGDKVEIGEREFIVSAVISELPDGGFNVFGGDPLVLMPLQDLAATGISGPGSRTDYDTMFSGQDSALDAYYEWLEPQLDRELHYWRSVKDDDSPLGRSVRRAEQYFLLASLLAIVLASVSIAVAAQRYSHRHYDPVAIMKTLGAPGNMVRKIYLLQIVFIATLGIVIGAGIGFGAQHLVAQLIAERVPVALDAWHWRPFFIAVFTGVVCAMLFSLYPLMKLFSVPPLRVLRRDLGASMGSRITQFLAAGSAIFMLMWAYSGDLKISLILLMTGLVLALVLLAVTMVLIWLGRKLGQGRMGAWQLAWARIQRRAMDNSVQLISFAITIMLLLVVLVMRNDMVQQWQDQLPEGTPNYFMINITDQQRPVIESHFSERNLQMEKFYPVVRGRFVAINDDTIRTEVTKEEDESGRRGLGREANLTWSDTLQHENRIVAGSWHGDSTSEERPYQVSVESQVAERLDIKLGDLLHFNIGSEVVRAEVGSLREVNWQTMQPNFFFVLEPAAMEAFSPTYITSFHLPTEQKAMLGQLMSPFPTVTLFDVDARINQLRSIVSQVSLAVEFILVLVLCAGALVLVAQVQSSMDERQQELAILRTLGARGLMIRMSVIAEFIIIGIVAGAMAAVANELALYLLQSQVFNMQTTVHWQYWLLAPASGAVVVGLLGAISCWRLLSLNTSQLLRRMV; this is encoded by the coding sequence ATGTCGGCTAATCACAACCGCACAGCCCTGACTCTTTCCTGGCGATTGTTCCACCATGAAGCCCGTCGCGGAGAGCTTACGGTTATTCTGCTGGCGATTATTCTGTCTGTGGCTGCAGTTTTGTCGTTATCTCTGTTCAGTGAGCGACTGCAAACGGCACTGACCGACAGAACCGCCGAGTTTCTCGCTGCCGACCGCTTGCTGGGCTCAGACAAGCCGGTACCACAGGAATGGCTGGAAAAGGCAAAGCAGGAGGGCCTGAACACCGCCCAAAGGGTGCAGATGCGCTCAATGGTATTTGCCAATGACGAACTGATGCTCGCGGATGTGCGGGCCGTGGACAATGCCTATCCCCTCAAAGGTACCATTAAACTCGCCGATGAACCCTTTGGCATAGGCAAAGCTGTGACCACCTTGCCGCAATCCGGTGAAGTATGGCTGGACTCCCGCCTGTTTCAGGTGCTTGGCATCAAAAAGGGCGACAAGGTTGAGATTGGCGAACGGGAATTTATTGTCAGCGCCGTGATCAGCGAATTGCCCGATGGCGGCTTTAACGTGTTTGGCGGTGATCCGCTGGTATTAATGCCGCTGCAGGATCTTGCTGCGACGGGGATCAGCGGGCCGGGTAGCCGCACAGATTATGACACTATGTTCAGTGGCCAAGACAGTGCACTGGATGCCTATTATGAATGGCTGGAACCACAGCTGGACAGGGAACTGCATTACTGGCGTTCGGTAAAAGACGATGATTCGCCGCTGGGGCGTTCTGTGCGCCGGGCCGAACAGTATTTTCTGCTGGCCAGCCTGCTGGCCATCGTACTGGCTTCGGTATCTATCGCCGTTGCAGCGCAGCGTTACAGCCATCGTCATTACGATCCTGTAGCGATCATGAAAACCCTGGGTGCGCCCGGTAATATGGTCAGAAAGATCTACCTGCTGCAAATTGTCTTTATCGCCACTTTGGGCATTGTAATAGGTGCCGGGATTGGCTTTGGTGCACAGCATCTGGTGGCCCAGCTGATTGCAGAAAGGGTGCCGGTGGCACTGGATGCCTGGCACTGGCGGCCATTTTTCATTGCCGTTTTCACTGGTGTGGTTTGTGCCATGCTGTTCTCCCTTTATCCGTTGATGAAGCTGTTTTCAGTGCCGCCCTTAAGGGTGTTAAGGCGTGATCTTGGTGCCAGTATGGGCTCCAGAATCACCCAGTTTCTTGCCGCAGGCAGCGCTATTTTTATGCTGATGTGGGCCTACAGCGGCGATCTGAAAATCAGTCTGATTTTGCTGATGACCGGACTGGTGCTGGCCTTGGTGCTGTTAGCTGTGACTATGGTGCTGATATGGCTGGGGCGTAAGCTGGGGCAGGGTCGCATGGGTGCCTGGCAACTGGCCTGGGCGCGGATCCAGCGCCGAGCCATGGATAACTCGGTACAACTGATCAGCTTTGCCATTACCATCATGTTACTGCTGGTAGTACTGGTGATGCGCAATGACATGGTGCAACAGTGGCAGGACCAATTGCCTGAAGGCACGCCGAATTATTTTATGATCAATATCACTGATCAGCAGCGACCGGTGATAGAGTCTCATTTTTCCGAGCGCAACCTGCAGATGGAGAAGTTTTATCCGGTGGTGCGCGGACGTTTTGTGGCCATCAATGATGACACCATTCGCACCGAAGTGACCAAAGAAGAGGATGAAAGTGGTCGACGCGGATTGGGCAGAGAGGCCAACCTGACCTGGAGCGATACGCTGCAGCATGAAAATCGTATTGTGGCTGGTAGCTGGCATGGTGACAGTACCAGCGAAGAGAGACCCTATCAGGTGTCTGTGGAGTCTCAGGTGGCTGAGAGGCTGGATATTAAGCTGGGCGATCTGTTGCATTTTAATATCGGCAGTGAGGTGGTCAGGGCAGAGGTGGGCAGTTTGCGGGAAGTAAACTGGCAAACCATGCAGCCTAACTTCTTCTTTGTGCTGGAGCCTGCCGCCATGGAAGCGTTCTCGCCTACCTACATTACCAGTTTTCACTTACCCACTGAGCAAAAAGCCATGCTCGGACAGTTAATGTCGCCTTTTCCCACAGTGACGCTGTTTGATGTGGATGCGCGGATTAATCAGTTGCGCAGTATTGTTTCCCAGGTGTCCCTGGCGGTGGAGTTTATTCTGGTTCTGGTGCTATGTGCAGGGGCCCTGGTATTGGTGGCTCAGGTGCAATCAAGCATGGATGAGCGACAGCAGGAGCTGGCCATATTGCGAACTCTCGGTGCCAGAGGCCTGATGATCCGCATGAGCGTGATTGCCGAGTTTATCATTATCGGTATTGTGGCCGGAGCCATGGCTGCAGTGGCGAATGAACTGGCGCTGTACCTTTTGCAAAGCCAGGTCTTTAATATGCAAACGACTGTGCACTGGCAGTATTGGTTGTTAGCACCGGCGAGCGGTGCCGTTGTGGTGGGGCTGCTTGGCGCCATAAGCTGCTGGCGGTTGTTGTCTCTGAACACCAGTCAGTTGCTAAGGCGTATGGTTTAA
- a CDS encoding amidohydrolase family protein codes for MKQAAIVLLTALGCFSAQAENIAIIGGYVHTMSEQGSVEKGTVLIKDGRVESVSEQLDAPQGYRVIDATDKIVTPGLIGAYTSLGLVEVGMSAGTVDASAKSEDYSPYGAALDVSYAFNPDSTLIPVSRIEGFTVTASGMSGTHSLFGGQGGVFSLGDDNNLVKRSAFMTLAVDNGGADDNGGSRAALWPKLENALAEAMSLQGNVLAPKDEWHGKLSKEDVNALLPVVSGEMPLFIDARRKADILQVIALKQRHPQLKLALLYATEAWRVADAIAQAQIPVVLDPEANLPGSFDQLGATMANAGRLDAAGVSVSIGMDTHNLRLATQHAGNAVANGLPWQQGLAALTINTARLLGIEQEYGSLESGKVADVVIWSGDPLQVMEAPEQVIIRGQEIRLESRQTKLRDRYLTLSQDKPQGYIRP; via the coding sequence ATGAAACAGGCAGCCATAGTATTACTTACAGCTCTGGGCTGTTTTTCTGCCCAGGCAGAGAATATTGCCATCATTGGTGGTTATGTGCACACCATGTCTGAGCAGGGCAGTGTGGAGAAAGGCACTGTACTGATTAAAGATGGCCGGGTTGAGTCGGTTTCTGAGCAACTGGATGCCCCTCAGGGCTACCGGGTTATCGATGCGACCGATAAGATTGTCACGCCCGGATTGATTGGCGCGTATACCTCCCTGGGGCTGGTGGAAGTGGGCATGTCAGCAGGAACGGTAGACGCCAGTGCCAAAAGTGAAGATTACTCACCTTATGGTGCGGCGCTGGATGTCAGCTATGCCTTTAACCCGGATTCTACTCTGATCCCGGTGAGCCGCATTGAAGGCTTTACCGTCACCGCTTCAGGGATGTCTGGTACCCATAGTCTTTTTGGTGGCCAGGGCGGTGTTTTCAGTCTGGGGGATGATAATAATCTGGTTAAAAGAAGTGCTTTTATGACCCTTGCGGTGGATAACGGCGGCGCCGATGATAACGGCGGCAGCCGCGCGGCATTATGGCCAAAGCTGGAAAATGCGCTGGCCGAGGCGATGTCCTTACAAGGTAATGTCCTCGCCCCGAAAGATGAGTGGCACGGTAAGCTCAGTAAGGAAGATGTCAACGCCTTATTGCCGGTTGTATCCGGTGAGATGCCGCTATTTATCGATGCCAGACGCAAAGCCGATATTCTTCAGGTGATTGCGCTTAAACAGCGCCATCCGCAGCTGAAACTGGCCTTATTGTATGCCACCGAAGCCTGGCGGGTTGCCGATGCCATCGCACAGGCGCAAATACCTGTTGTGCTGGATCCTGAAGCCAATCTGCCCGGCAGCTTTGATCAGCTTGGTGCAACGATGGCCAATGCCGGCAGACTGGACGCCGCAGGTGTCAGTGTTTCCATTGGTATGGATACTCACAATCTGCGTCTGGCCACTCAGCATGCCGGTAACGCCGTGGCGAACGGTTTACCCTGGCAACAGGGGCTGGCAGCACTGACCATCAATACGGCACGACTGCTGGGAATTGAACAGGAGTATGGCAGCCTTGAGTCCGGAAAAGTGGCAGATGTGGTGATCTGGTCAGGCGATCCTCTGCAGGTGATGGAAGCACCGGAACAGGTGATTATCCGCGGTCAGGAAATCAGACTGGAGTCCCGTCAGACCAAACTCAGAGACCGCTATCTGACTCTGAGCCAGGATAAACCCCAGGGTTATATCAGGCCATAG
- a CDS encoding AI-2E family transporter — protein sequence MEIKSSSSLKVLLTMASLIVVLAGIKAASAIVVPFLLSMFIAIACNPIIRRATQYRIPKAVSVALVILIIVIFGFMLAGLVGQSMNDFTLNLPEYKSQLANELAWMAAQLSTLNIQIDRTQLLSYLDPGLAMNMASNLLTSLGSVMTNFFLILLTVVFMLFEADTIPKKVHIALANPDIKIKQVDRFLTSVKNYLVIKTLISLITGAIVGVVLYLLGLDHFMLWAVLAFLLNYIPNIGSILAAVPAVLLAFVQLGPAMAGVVALFYIALNTLMGNMIEPKFMGRGLGLSTLVVFLSLIFWGWLLGTVGMLLSVPLTMIVKIALESTHGGNWFAVLLGDGSEISAKPDPEKVTS from the coding sequence ATGGAAATAAAGAGCAGCTCCAGTCTCAAGGTATTGTTGACGATGGCCTCCCTGATCGTTGTTTTGGCAGGCATTAAGGCCGCCAGCGCTATCGTTGTCCCTTTCCTGTTATCGATGTTTATCGCCATCGCCTGTAATCCCATTATCCGGCGGGCGACGCAGTACCGAATACCCAAAGCCGTATCGGTAGCATTAGTAATACTGATTATTGTCATATTTGGATTTATGCTGGCCGGACTGGTTGGTCAATCCATGAACGATTTCACCCTTAACTTACCCGAGTATAAATCCCAACTGGCTAATGAACTGGCATGGATGGCGGCGCAGTTATCAACCCTGAATATTCAGATAGACAGAACCCAGTTATTATCCTATCTGGATCCTGGACTGGCGATGAACATGGCGAGCAATCTGCTTACCAGCCTGGGCTCGGTGATGACTAACTTCTTTCTGATTCTGCTGACAGTGGTGTTTATGCTGTTTGAGGCGGACACCATACCGAAAAAAGTGCATATTGCGCTGGCGAATCCGGACATAAAAATTAAACAGGTAGACAGGTTTCTGACATCCGTTAAAAACTATCTGGTGATAAAGACACTAATCAGTCTGATAACCGGAGCTATCGTGGGAGTGGTGCTCTACCTCCTGGGACTGGATCATTTTATGTTATGGGCGGTTCTGGCGTTTTTACTTAATTATATTCCTAATATCGGCTCGATTCTCGCCGCAGTGCCAGCGGTGTTGCTTGCCTTTGTTCAGCTTGGCCCGGCAATGGCAGGGGTGGTGGCGTTGTTTTATATTGCACTGAATACGCTGATGGGCAATATGATTGAGCCTAAATTTATGGGGCGGGGGCTGGGCTTGTCCACATTGGTCGTATTTCTGTCGTTGATATTCTGGGGCTGGCTGTTAGGTACAGTTGGAATGCTGTTGTCGGTACCTCTGACCATGATTGTGAAAATAGCCCTGGAATCAACCCATGGTGGGAACTGGTTTGCGGTGTTACTCGGTGATGGCAGTGAAATCAGTGCTAAACCTGATCCTGAAAAGGTTACCTCCTAA
- a CDS encoding TIGR01777 family oxidoreductase yields the protein MQILMTGGTGLIGSRLLSRFPEGHQITVLTRNLAEAQMALGRRARWLSSLKSLSNLDEYDAVINLAGEPIADSRWSTEQKERICQSRWEITQKLVDLCQAGNNPPKVFLSGSAIGYYGRQGDEFISEYHQDCYDEFSHRLCKKWEEIALQAESDSTRVCLLRTGIVLSRRGGALVKMMPAFKFGLGGPMGNGQQYMSWIHISDMVAAILFLLEQPDCQGPYNLTAPNPVTNQEFSQILAKALHRPCLFRMPAFVVRILFDEMSDLLLYGQRVLPKRLQEAGFHFQHQHLDEALKSLQLR from the coding sequence ATGCAGATCCTGATGACAGGCGGTACCGGACTGATAGGTTCAAGACTTCTGTCCCGCTTCCCGGAAGGCCATCAGATTACGGTACTGACCCGCAACCTGGCGGAAGCACAAATGGCGCTGGGGCGACGGGCCCGCTGGCTGTCCTCACTCAAATCTCTGAGTAATCTGGATGAATACGACGCCGTCATTAATCTGGCCGGCGAGCCGATAGCAGACAGTCGCTGGAGCACCGAGCAGAAAGAACGTATTTGCCAGAGCCGCTGGGAAATCACCCAAAAACTGGTGGATCTTTGCCAGGCGGGCAACAATCCGCCAAAAGTGTTCTTAAGTGGTTCAGCGATTGGTTACTACGGGCGCCAGGGTGATGAATTTATCAGTGAATATCACCAGGATTGCTACGATGAATTCAGCCACAGATTGTGTAAGAAATGGGAAGAGATCGCCCTGCAGGCTGAATCGGATTCAACCCGGGTCTGTCTGCTGCGCACAGGTATTGTGCTAAGCCGCAGAGGGGGAGCACTGGTCAAAATGATGCCCGCCTTTAAGTTTGGCCTCGGTGGCCCTATGGGAAACGGGCAGCAGTATATGTCCTGGATCCATATCAGCGATATGGTTGCCGCTATCCTGTTTTTACTTGAACAGCCCGATTGCCAGGGGCCATACAACCTCACGGCTCCCAACCCGGTAACCAATCAGGAATTCAGCCAGATCCTGGCTAAGGCCCTGCACCGCCCTTGTCTGTTCAGAATGCCGGCCTTTGTGGTCAGAATCCTGTTTGATGAGATGTCTGATCTGTTGTTATACGGTCAGCGGGTGCTGCCGAAAAGGCTACAGGAAGCCGGCTTTCACTTTCAGCATCAACATCTTGATGAAGCACTAAAAAGCCTGCAGTTACGCTGA
- the folX gene encoding dihydroneopterin triphosphate 2'-epimerase, translating to MTLNPATIRIKNLRLRTYIGIKPDEVDNKQDVLINVKIRYRAEQATSSDDMQDALNYRTITKRIIELVENNRFSLLEKLTSEILAIAAEHPWVIYAEAEVDKPHALRFADSVSLCLSCGNSE from the coding sequence ATGACACTAAACCCGGCCACAATCCGTATTAAGAACCTGCGCTTACGCACTTATATTGGGATTAAACCCGATGAAGTAGATAATAAGCAGGACGTACTGATCAATGTTAAAATTCGCTACCGGGCTGAACAGGCAACCAGTTCTGATGATATGCAGGACGCGCTGAACTATCGCACCATCACCAAGCGCATTATTGAACTGGTGGAAAACAACCGCTTTTCTTTGTTGGAAAAACTCACTTCAGAGATACTGGCGATTGCCGCAGAACATCCATGGGTAATCTATGCAGAGGCCGAAGTAGACAAACCTCATGCCCTTCGCTTTGCTGATTCGGTCTCTCTGTGCTTATCTTGTGGTAACAGTGAATAA
- a CDS encoding 1-acyl-sn-glycerol-3-phosphate acyltransferase, translated as MNKLVSFLLMAKVKLLAHLFYRGRVNWLSQEKEESLNDVRLLVFLNHTSLFEPLFIRFAPWRFVWQVAHKVVVPGADITLERPMTGRILKVLLPGCIPITRQQDESWQHFLSHVREDVITAILPEGRMKRRNGLDKDGNPMSVRGGVADILSRLKSGKILFVYSGGLHHVQVPGQRWPKLFKTLRVNMEMLDIADYKAALNQQGEGSFKARVVKDMNHRLQHCVPE; from the coding sequence ATGAATAAACTTGTTAGTTTTTTGCTGATGGCAAAGGTTAAACTACTGGCCCATCTTTTTTATCGTGGCAGGGTTAACTGGCTCAGCCAGGAGAAAGAAGAGTCCCTGAATGATGTCAGGCTGCTGGTGTTTCTGAATCACACCAGTTTGTTCGAACCTCTGTTTATTCGCTTCGCGCCCTGGCGGTTTGTCTGGCAGGTGGCTCACAAAGTGGTGGTTCCCGGCGCAGATATCACCCTTGAACGACCCATGACAGGCCGAATCCTTAAGGTACTTTTGCCTGGTTGTATTCCTATTACCCGTCAGCAGGATGAGTCCTGGCAGCACTTTCTTTCTCATGTCAGAGAGGATGTCATCACGGCTATATTGCCGGAGGGCAGGATGAAACGCCGAAATGGCCTGGATAAAGATGGTAATCCCATGAGTGTACGTGGCGGGGTGGCGGATATTCTTTCCCGTTTAAAGAGTGGCAAGATCCTGTTTGTGTACAGTGGCGGCCTGCATCATGTTCAGGTACCCGGTCAACGCTGGCCTAAGCTGTTTAAAACCTTGCGGGTGAATATGGAAATGCTGGATATCGCCGATTACAAAGCAGCGCTGAATCAACAAGGTGAGGGCAGTTTTAAGGCCCGGGTGGTTAAGGATATGAATCACCGCCTGCAACACTGTGTACCTGAGTAA
- a CDS encoding ABC transporter ATP-binding protein encodes MIRTRAITKIVNTTEGELQILQPISFDVNSGESVAIVGASGSGKSTLLGLLAGLDQVTEGEIYLDDEPLHQLDEEARARMRGDKVGFIFQSFMLVQSLTALENVMLPAEISGMPRPREAALEALKQVGLDHRASHYPNQLSGGEQQRVAIARAFITRPKILFADEPTGNLDAANGDKVEKLLFELNRQAGTTLVLVTHDTELASRCDRQLQMHAGTLSEDTGEQQSAEQRYVG; translated from the coding sequence ATGATTCGTACCAGGGCCATCACCAAAATAGTGAATACCACCGAAGGCGAGTTACAGATCCTTCAGCCAATCAGCTTTGATGTCAACTCCGGTGAGTCGGTTGCCATCGTCGGCGCGTCCGGCTCAGGTAAATCTACTTTATTGGGTCTGCTTGCCGGTTTGGATCAGGTCACTGAAGGTGAAATTTATCTCGACGATGAGCCCCTGCATCAGTTGGATGAAGAGGCCAGAGCCAGAATGCGCGGTGACAAGGTCGGCTTTATTTTCCAGAGCTTTATGCTGGTACAAAGTCTGACGGCACTGGAAAATGTGATGTTGCCGGCAGAGATCAGTGGCATGCCCAGGCCCCGGGAGGCGGCACTGGAAGCCCTGAAACAGGTAGGGCTGGATCATCGGGCCAGTCATTATCCCAATCAGCTCAGTGGCGGCGAGCAGCAGCGTGTGGCGATTGCCCGGGCTTTTATCACCCGCCCTAAGATCCTGTTTGCCGATGAGCCTACCGGTAATCTGGATGCAGCTAATGGTGATAAAGTAGAAAAACTGTTGTTTGAACTTAACCGTCAGGCCGGTACGACTTTAGTGCTGGTGACCCATGACACCGAGCTTGCCTCTCGTTGTGACAGACAGTTGCAGATGCATGCCGGTACCCTGAGTGAAGATACCGGTGAACAGCAGAGTGCGGAGCAGCGCTATGTCGGCTAA
- a CDS encoding ATP-binding protein has protein sequence MTKWSLKGRSLAAGVLVLVIFFPLVALVLEQAFSNSLSQSMEEQLRLQNLGLISEFEVIQGEIQMPEQLFNNSLNIPDSGTYALISMHKLPLWESDSTLNWSHIPELDRPDVGEEMFVSRQIDGIKFFQFSYTAEFEDRDFMFPVTFHILQERRLFDREVSAYRATLWQWLGLISLLLIALLVFSLYAALRPISQLVSQISDVEKGKCHRLSGTFPPELEHLKTSLNHLLDSELQQRQRYYNSLGDLAHNLKTPLALLKGNDQVMQVANQPVEQIDNIISRQLKRAVAGAGSGWQQKVALSDLLQQIISAMKKVYADKKLDIELLDDAQAELAADKTDLMELFGNLIDNACKAARRQVRISLQQNDKVLVLMIEDDGPGIHPEQRQQILNRGTRLDSYPGGQGLGMAIVTDLVNAYQGKLEIADSSLGGNLFRIRFSTDFTAITE, from the coding sequence ATGACCAAATGGTCCCTCAAGGGCCGCAGTCTGGCCGCTGGGGTACTGGTGCTGGTGATCTTTTTTCCCCTCGTTGCACTGGTTCTGGAACAAGCCTTCAGCAATAGCCTCAGTCAGTCCATGGAAGAGCAATTGAGATTGCAGAACCTGGGCCTTATCTCTGAATTTGAGGTGATACAGGGTGAGATCCAGATGCCTGAGCAGCTGTTTAACAATAGCCTCAACATCCCAGATTCAGGTACTTACGCGCTGATTTCCATGCACAAACTGCCGCTCTGGGAGTCAGATTCCACCCTCAACTGGAGTCATATCCCTGAGTTAGACCGGCCTGATGTGGGGGAGGAAATGTTTGTCTCACGGCAAATTGACGGGATAAAGTTCTTTCAGTTCAGCTATACCGCAGAGTTTGAGGATAGGGATTTTATGTTTCCTGTTACCTTTCATATTCTGCAGGAACGGCGGCTGTTTGACAGAGAAGTCAGTGCCTACCGGGCAACCTTGTGGCAATGGCTTGGGCTGATTTCTTTGTTACTGATCGCCTTATTGGTGTTCAGCCTGTATGCGGCTCTGAGACCGATAAGCCAATTGGTAAGCCAGATCAGTGATGTGGAAAAAGGCAAATGTCACCGTCTTTCAGGAACCTTCCCGCCGGAGCTGGAACACCTGAAAACAAGCCTCAACCACCTGCTGGATTCCGAACTGCAACAGCGTCAACGCTATTACAATAGCCTCGGTGATCTGGCTCACAACCTGAAAACGCCACTGGCGCTGCTAAAAGGTAACGACCAGGTGATGCAAGTCGCCAACCAGCCCGTAGAACAAATCGACAACATTATCAGTCGTCAGTTAAAACGGGCGGTAGCCGGTGCCGGCAGTGGCTGGCAGCAGAAAGTTGCCTTGTCGGACTTACTGCAACAGATTATCAGTGCGATGAAAAAGGTTTACGCTGATAAGAAGCTTGATATTGAGCTGTTGGATGACGCGCAAGCTGAACTGGCTGCTGACAAAACCGATTTAATGGAGCTTTTCGGCAACCTGATTGATAACGCCTGCAAGGCTGCGCGCAGACAGGTTCGTATCAGCTTGCAACAAAACGATAAGGTACTGGTGTTAATGATTGAAGACGACGGTCCCGGAATCCATCCGGAACAACGCCAGCAAATCCTCAACCGCGGTACACGGCTTGACAGTTATCCCGGCGGCCAGGGCCTTGGTATGGCCATTGTCACAGATCTTGTCAATGCCTATCAGGGCAAACTGGAAATAGCCGACTCATCCTTAGGAGGTAACCTTTTCAGGATCAGGTTTAGCACTGATTTCACTGCCATCACCGAGTAA
- a CDS encoding arylesterase: MLSFLKIILTLIPLLLFSDQLKAEQVRLLILGDSLSAAYGMKQEQGWVTLLQDAFEPKGIRVINAAISGETTDGGLARLPRLLEQHQPSHVLIELGGNDGLRGYPVSKLKTNISAMITMAKDRDIKVILQQMQIPTNFGRRYNQMFTNAFTTLAEQHDVPLVPFFLKDIALDDKMMQKDRIHPSVEAQPVIARFMQEQLEPLLVR, encoded by the coding sequence GTGTTGTCATTTCTCAAGATTATCTTAACCCTTATACCCTTGTTGTTGTTTTCAGATCAACTCAAGGCAGAACAGGTCAGGTTACTGATTCTGGGTGACAGCCTAAGCGCTGCCTACGGAATGAAGCAAGAGCAAGGCTGGGTAACATTGTTACAGGATGCGTTTGAACCAAAGGGCATCAGGGTAATCAATGCTGCCATAAGCGGTGAAACCACTGATGGTGGTCTGGCCCGTCTGCCCCGCTTGCTGGAACAGCATCAGCCCAGCCACGTATTAATTGAGCTCGGCGGCAATGACGGCCTGCGCGGTTATCCGGTCAGTAAATTAAAAACCAATATCAGTGCCATGATCACTATGGCCAAAGACCGGGATATCAAGGTGATACTGCAACAAATGCAAATCCCTACCAACTTTGGCAGGCGTTATAACCAGATGTTTACCAACGCCTTTACAACCCTGGCAGAACAACATGATGTTCCACTCGTGCCTTTTTTCCTGAAGGACATAGCCCTGGATGACAAAATGATGCAAAAAGATCGCATTCACCCCAGTGTTGAAGCACAGCCGGTTATCGCCCGCTTTATGCAGGAACAACTGGAACCGCTGCTGGTCCGGTGA
- a CDS encoding PepSY domain-containing protein → MMKMLRLLPVLLCIFLVTPAMAQDREQEQIDKTRAAQKARQQVNGRVLKVDRKKDNYRVKMLKKSGRVVTVDVDSKSGQVSSKEKKKNGR, encoded by the coding sequence ATGATGAAAATGCTCAGACTACTGCCAGTGCTGCTCTGTATTTTTCTGGTTACACCAGCGATGGCGCAGGATCGCGAGCAGGAACAGATAGATAAGACCAGGGCAGCGCAAAAGGCACGCCAGCAAGTGAATGGCAGGGTACTCAAAGTCGATCGCAAAAAAGACAACTACAGAGTCAAAATGCTGAAAAAATCCGGCCGGGTGGTAACCGTCGATGTGGATTCCAAATCTGGTCAGGTCAGCAGCAAGGAAAAGAAAAAGAATGGCCGTTAA
- a CDS encoding response regulator transcription factor, which translates to MRILIVEDDSRLLTQLDQLMQQNGYSVDLADDGEKALYLFKEYPYDLAIIDIGLPILDGLELIRRVRQQKILSPILILTARDRWQEKVEGLEAGADDYLTKPFYNEELLARAKALIRRAAGQPNPALEKGPIRLDTLSEEVFVDGQAVELTAYEYRVLEYLLMNPNKIISKTELTEHIYDQDFDLDSNVIEVFVGRLRKKLDPDNQIKPIETLRGRGYRINRQL; encoded by the coding sequence ATGCGTATATTGATTGTAGAAGATGACAGTCGCCTGCTCACTCAGTTAGACCAGTTGATGCAGCAAAATGGCTACAGCGTTGATCTGGCCGATGATGGCGAGAAAGCCCTTTACCTGTTTAAAGAGTACCCCTATGACCTGGCGATTATCGATATCGGACTACCGATATTGGATGGTCTGGAGCTTATCCGCCGTGTTCGCCAGCAAAAAATACTCAGTCCAATCCTGATACTCACAGCGCGGGACAGATGGCAGGAGAAAGTCGAAGGCCTGGAAGCCGGTGCCGATGACTATCTGACCAAACCTTTTTACAACGAAGAACTGCTGGCAAGGGCTAAAGCCCTGATCCGCCGTGCAGCGGGGCAACCTAATCCTGCGCTTGAGAAAGGGCCGATCCGGCTCGATACCCTGTCAGAAGAAGTGTTCGTCGACGGGCAGGCGGTAGAGCTGACCGCTTACGAGTACCGTGTACTCGAGTACCTGTTAATGAATCCGAACAAGATCATTTCCAAGACCGAACTGACCGAGCATATCTATGATCAGGATTTTGATCTGGACAGCAACGTCATCGAGGTATTCGTCGGGCGGCTGCGCAAGAAACTGGATCCTGACAACCAAATCAAACCAATCGAAACCCTGCGTGGCCGGGGTTATCGGATCAATCGTCAGTTATGA